A region from the Sulfitobacter sp. D7 genome encodes:
- the fabA gene encoding bifunctional 3-hydroxydecanoyl-ACP dehydratase/trans-2-decenoyl-ACP isomerase — translation MADYPTSFDKEDLLKCARGELFGPGNAQLPAPPMLMMDRITDVSADGGAHGKGHIIAEFDITPDLWFFECHFPGNPIMPGCLGLDGLWQLTGFNLGWRGWQGRGYALGVGEVKLTGMVRPERKMLTYKIDFTKAIQTRRLTMGVADGIVEADGEVIYQVKDMKVALSES, via the coding sequence ATGGCCGACTACCCCACGAGTTTCGACAAGGAAGATCTGCTGAAATGCGCCCGCGGCGAGCTTTTCGGCCCCGGGAACGCACAGCTTCCCGCCCCGCCGATGCTCATGATGGACCGGATCACCGATGTCTCGGCCGATGGCGGCGCCCATGGCAAGGGCCATATCATCGCCGAGTTCGACATCACGCCCGACCTGTGGTTTTTCGAATGTCACTTCCCCGGCAACCCGATCATGCCCGGCTGTCTGGGCCTTGACGGTCTGTGGCAATTGACCGGTTTCAACCTCGGCTGGCGCGGCTGGCAGGGGCGCGGCTATGCGCTTGGCGTGGGCGAAGTAAAGCTGACGGGCATGGTGCGCCCTGAGCGCAAGATGCTGACCTATAAGATTGATTTCACCAAGGCGATCCAGACCCGCCGCCTGACCATGGGCGTGGCCGATGGCATCGTCGAAGCCGATGGCGAGGTGATCTATCAGGTGAAAGACATGAAAGTCGCGCTGAGCGAAAGCTGA
- the ybeY gene encoding rRNA maturation RNase YbeY translates to MRRIAVPLDVILEDFDIVIEDDRWNAVDLEPLAHAAARATLGHLGLDAEATEMTLLACDDARIAVLNEDFRGKARATNVLSWPAEERGAAIPGGDPLPVAPGIDGMLELGDIAMAYETCAAEANAAAKPLNAHVTHLIVHGLLHLLGYDHENDPDAMLMEGLEREILGKMGYDDPYKENGP, encoded by the coding sequence ATGAGGCGGATAGCGGTGCCGCTTGATGTGATACTAGAGGATTTCGACATCGTGATTGAGGACGACCGCTGGAACGCGGTCGACCTTGAACCGCTCGCCCATGCCGCAGCACGCGCCACTCTGGGGCATCTCGGCCTCGACGCCGAGGCGACAGAGATGACCCTACTGGCCTGCGATGATGCGCGCATTGCTGTGCTGAACGAAGATTTTCGTGGCAAGGCGCGTGCCACCAATGTGCTCAGCTGGCCTGCGGAAGAGCGCGGCGCGGCCATACCGGGCGGCGATCCGCTGCCCGTCGCCCCCGGCATTGACGGAATGCTTGAACTGGGCGACATCGCCATGGCTTATGAGACATGTGCCGCCGAGGCCAATGCGGCGGCCAAGCCTTTGAATGCGCATGTGACCCATCTCATCGTACATGGGCTGTTGCATCTTCTGGGCTATGACCACGAAAATGACCCCGACGCCATGTTGATGGAGGGGTTAGAGCGCGAAATACTTGGCAAAATGGGTTATGATGACCCATATAAGGAAAATGGCCCTTAG
- a CDS encoding class I SAM-dependent methyltransferase: MDIKAVETSYARWAPIYDKTFGALTSGGRRHVVTHINKGGGTVLEVGVGTGLSLPHYASHLSVTGMDFSDEMLAKARERVAREGLTHVADLRQMDARDLDFPDASFDTIAAMHVLSVVPEPERVMEEIARVLKPGGQVVIANHFMRTTGVLGFLEKVSAPFANTLGWHSDFEMETVLQQDALQVEDERALPPMGMMTFLVLRKRG; encoded by the coding sequence ATGGATATCAAGGCGGTCGAGACTTCTTATGCCCGCTGGGCGCCGATCTACGACAAGACCTTTGGCGCGCTGACCAGCGGTGGCCGTCGCCATGTGGTTACCCATATCAACAAGGGCGGCGGCACAGTGCTCGAAGTCGGCGTCGGCACCGGATTGTCGCTGCCGCATTACGCGTCACATCTTTCAGTCACAGGTATGGATTTCAGCGATGAGATGCTTGCCAAAGCCCGCGAGCGCGTCGCGCGCGAAGGGCTGACGCATGTAGCCGACCTGCGCCAGATGGATGCCCGCGACCTTGATTTTCCCGACGCCAGCTTTGACACCATCGCCGCCATGCATGTCCTCTCGGTCGTGCCCGAACCTGAGCGCGTCATGGAAGAGATCGCCCGCGTGCTCAAACCCGGCGGTCAGGTGGTCATCGCCAACCACTTCATGCGGACCACCGGCGTGCTGGGCTTTCTTGAAAAGGTCTCGGCCCCCTTCGCCAATACGCTTGGCTGGCATTCGGATTTCGAGATGGAGACCGTGTTGCAACAAGACGCGCTGCAGGTCGAAGACGAACGCGCCTTGCCGCCAATGGGCATGATGACGTTTCTGGTGCTGCGCAAACGCGGCTGA
- a CDS encoding phosphatidylserine decarboxylase, giving the protein MSVNLLDTFIKPMHREGIKFVAIFAAVTLVLFAIEEVLGWIGVGLTIWCYYFFRDPERVTPDRPDLIVSPADGIVSLIEPAVPPAELGMPDVPLTRVSVFMSVFNCHINRAPVAGKVQAVAYRPGKFFNASLDKASADNERNSLCIRMDDGRDLAVVQIAGLVARRIVCFVKSGDGLETGERFGLIRFGSRLDVYLPEGVDPMVRIGQTMVAGETVLAELKPPVAQSTPV; this is encoded by the coding sequence ATGTCCGTCAACTTGCTCGACACATTCATCAAACCGATGCACCGCGAGGGCATCAAATTCGTGGCGATCTTCGCCGCCGTCACACTGGTGCTCTTCGCCATCGAAGAGGTGCTGGGCTGGATCGGCGTCGGTCTCACCATCTGGTGCTACTACTTTTTCCGCGACCCAGAGCGTGTCACGCCGGATAGGCCCGACCTGATCGTCAGCCCTGCCGACGGCATCGTTTCGCTCATCGAGCCTGCGGTGCCGCCCGCCGAACTGGGCATGCCGGATGTGCCGCTGACCCGCGTCAGCGTCTTCATGAGCGTGTTCAACTGCCACATCAACCGCGCCCCCGTCGCGGGCAAGGTGCAGGCCGTGGCCTACCGCCCGGGCAAATTCTTCAACGCCTCGCTCGACAAGGCCAGCGCCGACAATGAGCGTAATAGCCTGTGCATCCGTATGGACGACGGGCGCGATCTGGCCGTGGTGCAGATCGCGGGTCTTGTGGCGCGGCGCATCGTTTGTTTCGTCAAATCCGGCGACGGGCTGGAAACCGGCGAACGCTTTGGCTTGATCCGCTTTGGTTCGCGGCTAGATGTTTACCTGCCCGAAGGGGTCGACCCGATGGTGCGCATCGGGCAAACCATGGTCGCCGGGGAAACCGTGCTGGCCGAGTTGAAACCGCCGGTGGCCCAGTCCACCCCCGTCTAG
- the miaB gene encoding tRNA (N6-isopentenyl adenosine(37)-C2)-methylthiotransferase MiaB: protein MTQPKKLFIKTYGCQMNVYDSERMAESLGGQGYVTTDRADDADMILLNTCHIREKAAEKVYSELGRLKPLKDARPDLKIGVAGCVAQAEGEEIMRRQPAVDLVVGPQSYHRLPEMEAKVQSGQSALDTDFPAEDKFDHLKGRPKMKRAPAAFLTVQEGCDKFCAFCVVPYTRGAEVSRPAEKVLEEARDLVERGVREVTLLGQNVNAYHGGMTLAGLIRALAKVDGLERIRYTTSHPNDMGDDLIAAHGEVPELMPYLHLPVQSGSDHILKRMNRSHTAESYLKLLERIREARPDIVLSGDFIVGFPEESDADFEATMELVRQVRYGYAYSFKYSTRPGTPAAERPLVDAAVADDRLQRLQGLITQHQQEIQQSMVGREVSVLVEKKGRLPGQMLGKSEYLHAVHIENCTAQIGDIQRVRVTEAKTNSLAAVLV from the coding sequence ATGACACAACCGAAAAAGCTGTTCATCAAGACCTATGGTTGCCAGATGAACGTCTATGACAGCGAACGCATGGCCGAAAGCCTTGGCGGTCAGGGCTATGTCACGACCGACCGGGCCGATGATGCGGATATGATCCTGCTCAACACCTGCCACATCCGCGAAAAGGCCGCAGAGAAGGTCTATTCCGAACTGGGCCGCCTGAAGCCGTTGAAAGACGCGCGCCCCGATCTGAAGATCGGCGTGGCGGGCTGCGTGGCACAGGCCGAGGGCGAAGAGATCATGCGCCGCCAGCCGGCTGTCGATCTGGTGGTCGGCCCGCAAAGCTACCACCGTTTGCCAGAGATGGAGGCGAAGGTGCAGAGCGGGCAAAGCGCGCTCGACACTGATTTCCCGGCCGAAGACAAATTCGACCACCTCAAGGGCCGCCCCAAGATGAAACGCGCGCCCGCGGCCTTCCTCACCGTGCAAGAGGGCTGCGACAAGTTCTGCGCCTTCTGCGTGGTGCCCTATACGCGGGGGGCCGAAGTCTCTCGCCCCGCCGAGAAGGTGCTGGAAGAAGCCCGCGATCTGGTCGAGCGCGGCGTGCGCGAAGTCACTCTGCTGGGCCAGAACGTAAACGCTTACCACGGCGGCATGACGCTGGCCGGTCTGATCCGCGCGCTGGCCAAGGTCGACGGGTTGGAGCGTATCCGCTACACCACCAGCCACCCCAACGACATGGGCGACGATCTGATTGCGGCCCATGGTGAGGTGCCCGAGTTGATGCCTTACCTGCACCTGCCGGTGCAGTCGGGCAGTGATCACATCTTGAAACGGATGAACCGCAGCCACACCGCCGAGAGCTATCTGAAGCTGCTCGAACGCATCCGCGAGGCGCGGCCTGATATTGTGCTGTCAGGCGATTTCATCGTCGGCTTCCCCGAGGAAAGCGATGCCGACTTTGAGGCCACGATGGAGCTCGTCCGGCAGGTGCGCTACGGCTATGCCTATTCGTTCAAATATTCCACCCGCCCCGGCACCCCGGCGGCCGAACGCCCGCTGGTCGATGCAGCCGTGGCCGACGATCGCTTGCAGCGCCTGCAAGGGTTAATCACCCAGCACCAACAAGAGATCCAGCAGTCGATGGTGGGCCGCGAGGTGTCGGTTCTGGTTGAGAAGAAGGGCCGTTTGCCCGGTCAGATGCTTGGCAAGTCAGAGTATCTGCACGCGGTTCATATCGAGAACTGCACGGCGCAGATCGGTGACATTCAGCGCGTAAGGGTGACCGAAGCCAAGACAAACTCTTTGGCGGCTGTCTTGGTCTAA
- a CDS encoding OmpA family protein, translating to MGPTISKALRAMAILTMAAALTVASTSADAQTPSQQGRDKGVYTPTIWVDPDGCEHWVMDDGAEGYMTPHTTRQGIPVCRRGDVCGVMEADQFFATDKYNISAQGRARLANFFQSTGAVSYIITGHTDSRASDAYNMRLSYNRANSVARVANQVGAKIADVRGYGERMPAVPNNSAANMAKNRRVEIICIR from the coding sequence GTGGGACCCACTATTTCCAAAGCACTGCGCGCCATGGCCATCCTGACGATGGCGGCGGCGCTGACTGTGGCCAGCACGTCGGCCGATGCGCAGACACCCTCGCAACAGGGCCGTGACAAGGGCGTCTACACGCCGACCATCTGGGTTGATCCCGATGGGTGCGAACATTGGGTCATGGATGACGGGGCCGAGGGTTATATGACCCCGCATACGACCCGTCAGGGCATCCCGGTATGCCGCCGTGGCGATGTCTGCGGTGTGATGGAAGCGGACCAGTTCTTTGCCACCGACAAATACAACATCTCGGCCCAGGGTCGCGCGCGTCTGGCGAATTTCTTCCAGTCGACCGGCGCGGTGTCCTACATCATCACCGGCCATACCGACAGCCGTGCCTCGGATGCCTATAACATGCGTCTGTCCTACAACCGCGCAAACTCGGTGGCGCGTGTCGCCAACCAAGTCGGGGCCAAGATCGCTGATGTGCGTGGCTATGGTGAACGGATGCCTGCCGTGCCGAACAATTCCGCTGCGAACATGGCCAAAAACCGCCGTGTCGAAATTATCTGCATTCGCTGA
- a CDS encoding hemolysin family protein, translating into MGDTDGSSEAAQSALADEDRHELPDDSAMRTGNFFSRVFEALSPSDSEDDTPEASAETERPTGHGMINLRRMRVDDVAVPKADITAVPVSATLDELVAVFKESGMTRLPVYDGTLDTPVGMVHLKDLALNHGFNGKNTKFDLRAMLRPLVYVPPSMTIGVLLTKMQAERRHMALVIDEYGGVDGLVTIEDLIEQVIGEIEDEHDVDEGTYWTVEKPGTYLALAKTPLGDFEAEIGHSLTDHETVDEEEIDTLGGLVFMLSGRVPARGEVVLHPDGPEFEVIDADPRRIKRLRVRTQGAGG; encoded by the coding sequence ATGGGCGATACAGACGGATCATCTGAGGCGGCGCAGAGCGCGCTTGCGGATGAAGATAGACATGAGCTGCCGGACGATAGCGCAATGCGCACCGGCAATTTCTTTTCTCGGGTCTTCGAGGCATTAAGCCCATCGGACAGCGAGGATGACACCCCCGAGGCATCGGCAGAGACCGAGCGGCCCACCGGGCATGGCATGATCAACCTGCGCCGAATGCGGGTTGATGATGTGGCGGTGCCTAAGGCTGATATCACCGCTGTGCCGGTCAGCGCCACGTTGGATGAGCTGGTAGCCGTCTTCAAGGAAAGCGGTATGACACGGCTGCCCGTCTATGACGGCACGCTGGACACGCCCGTGGGCATGGTCCACCTGAAAGACCTTGCGCTGAACCACGGTTTTAACGGCAAAAACACCAAATTTGATCTGCGCGCCATGCTGCGCCCCTTGGTCTATGTGCCGCCGTCGATGACCATCGGCGTGCTGCTGACCAAGATGCAGGCGGAGCGGCGCCATATGGCCTTGGTGATTGATGAATATGGCGGCGTTGACGGGCTTGTCACCATCGAAGACCTGATCGAACAGGTCATAGGCGAAATCGAAGACGAACATGACGTCGACGAGGGCACCTATTGGACGGTCGAGAAACCCGGTACCTATCTGGCGCTCGCCAAGACACCATTGGGTGATTTCGAGGCTGAGATTGGCCATTCGCTGACCGATCATGAGACCGTCGACGAGGAGGAGATCGACACCCTTGGTGGTTTGGTCTTTATGCTGTCGGGCCGGGTTCCGGCGCGCGGCGAAGTGGTTTTGCACCCCGATGGCCCTGAGTTCGAAGTGATCGACGCCGATCCACGCCGCATCAAAAGGTTGCGGGTCCGCACCCAAGGGGCCGGGGGATGA
- the pssA gene encoding CDP-diacylglycerol--serine O-phosphatidyltransferase, translated as MRPSSEKSGADLALIQLLPNALTITAICAGLSAIRFGVNGNYVLAVQLILLACVLDGLDGRLARLLRSSSPMGAELDSLADFLNFGVVPPLILYFWALQDMGGAAWIAVLIYAVCCVVRLARFNVNDKAEAEKAKNGDAVGESGSYFTGIPSPAGALLVLLPMTLSFAFHNRPILPDWIIALHMVLIGFLMISRIPTWSFKTTKISRRHVKYLLVGVAIFAAALATYAWTTLVVLCLAYIGMVIWGLLRGKRLNKPKRN; from the coding sequence ATGCGCCCCTCTTCTGAAAAGTCCGGCGCAGACCTTGCGCTGATCCAATTGCTGCCAAACGCCCTGACCATCACCGCGATCTGCGCGGGCCTTTCGGCGATCCGCTTTGGCGTGAATGGCAACTATGTGCTGGCGGTGCAACTGATCCTGCTGGCCTGCGTGCTGGATGGGTTGGACGGGCGTCTGGCGCGGCTCTTGCGGTCGTCCAGCCCGATGGGCGCGGAACTGGATTCGCTGGCCGATTTCCTGAACTTTGGCGTGGTGCCGCCGCTGATCCTCTACTTTTGGGCCTTGCAAGACATGGGCGGCGCGGCTTGGATTGCGGTGCTGATCTACGCAGTTTGCTGTGTGGTGAGGCTGGCCCGGTTCAATGTGAACGACAAGGCCGAAGCCGAGAAAGCCAAGAATGGCGACGCGGTCGGGGAATCCGGCTCCTACTTTACCGGCATCCCCTCGCCCGCAGGGGCCCTGCTGGTGTTGTTGCCGATGACGCTGTCCTTTGCTTTCCACAACCGGCCCATTCTGCCGGACTGGATCATTGCGCTGCATATGGTGCTGATCGGGTTTCTGATGATCAGCCGCATCCCCACATGGTCTTTCAAAACCACCAAGATTTCGCGCCGCCATGTGAAATACCTGCTCGTCGGTGTGGCAATTTTTGCCGCAGCGCTGGCGACCTACGCTTGGACCACACTGGTAGTCCTCTGCCTGGCCTATATCGGCATGGTGATCTGGGGCCTACTGCGGGGCAAGAGACTGAATAAACCCAAAAGGAATTAA
- the lnt gene encoding apolipoprotein N-acyltransferase, whose product MRQRLAMRGRMLLAPIAGAVAAFGQAPYELPLMLFAGLVAAFWLYRAQSGGPFRAALLGWGFGFGYFLHALQWIVSPFLVDVARHGWMAPFALILLAAGMALFWGLAFGLARWVAPRRGLALALAWAAVELLRAYIFTGFPWAMPAQALVGVMAGQGLAWVGPYALNLWLFAIAAILLLRGPLALRLVQGTLALSTVLLLLLPPQAPPAVLTDHVVRLVQPNATQREKWNADKFEFFFTRQLDYTATAPQDGGQAPDLVIWPETAIPWALDMAGSALAEIGAASDVPVALGVQRRSNMRYYNSLVVLDADGAVGQVYDKHHLVPFGEYMPLGDLMARFGIHGLAAQEGNGFSSGPGAQLLDIGPLGAALPLICYEAVFAHDVNAAPARPAFLMQVTNDAWFGKAAGPRQHLAQARMRAIEQGLPMARAANTGISAMIDPQGRVTASLALNTEGFIDAPLPAPLPPTLYSRSGDLPLSVLLALCLAGLAVARRRSPGNAD is encoded by the coding sequence ATGAGGCAACGGCTGGCGATGCGGGGCCGGATGTTGCTGGCTCCGATCGCCGGCGCCGTCGCAGCCTTCGGGCAAGCACCCTATGAACTGCCGCTTATGCTCTTTGCCGGGCTGGTGGCGGCGTTTTGGCTGTACCGTGCGCAATCTGGCGGCCCGTTTCGCGCGGCGCTGTTGGGTTGGGGCTTTGGCTTTGGCTATTTCCTGCACGCGCTGCAATGGATCGTGTCGCCCTTCTTGGTCGATGTGGCCCGCCACGGCTGGATGGCGCCCTTTGCGCTGATCCTGCTGGCGGCGGGCATGGCGCTGTTTTGGGGGCTGGCCTTTGGTCTGGCCCGCTGGGTTGCGCCACGGCGCGGGCTGGCCTTGGCGCTGGCTTGGGCGGCGGTGGAACTGCTGCGCGCCTATATTTTCACCGGTTTCCCATGGGCCATGCCCGCGCAGGCGCTGGTCGGCGTGATGGCCGGGCAGGGGTTGGCTTGGGTTGGACCCTATGCGCTGAACCTCTGGCTCTTTGCCATCGCCGCGATCTTGCTGCTGCGCGGCCCTTTGGCGCTGCGATTGGTGCAGGGGACGCTGGCGCTGTCGACCGTTCTGCTCTTGCTGCTGCCACCGCAAGCGCCGCCAGCGGTTCTGACTGATCATGTGGTGCGGCTGGTGCAGCCCAATGCGACCCAGCGAGAGAAGTGGAACGCCGACAAATTCGAATTCTTTTTCACACGGCAACTCGACTATACCGCCACCGCGCCGCAAGACGGGGGCCAAGCGCCTGATCTGGTAATCTGGCCCGAAACCGCGATCCCATGGGCGCTGGATATGGCGGGCAGTGCGCTGGCCGAGATTGGAGCCGCCTCTGACGTGCCGGTGGCTCTGGGCGTGCAGCGCCGGTCGAACATGCGCTATTACAATTCGCTGGTGGTGCTGGATGCCGATGGAGCGGTCGGACAGGTCTATGACAAACACCATCTCGTGCCCTTTGGCGAATATATGCCGCTGGGCGATCTGATGGCGCGTTTCGGGATACACGGGCTTGCGGCGCAGGAGGGCAACGGCTTTTCCAGCGGGCCGGGCGCGCAGCTTTTGGATATCGGACCGCTCGGCGCGGCATTGCCGCTGATCTGCTATGAGGCCGTCTTTGCCCATGACGTGAACGCCGCCCCGGCGCGGCCCGCGTTTCTGATGCAGGTCACCAACGATGCATGGTTCGGCAAGGCCGCAGGGCCGCGCCAACACCTTGCCCAAGCGCGGATGCGGGCGATTGAGCAGGGGCTGCCGATGGCCCGTGCGGCCAACACTGGGATCTCGGCGATGATCGACCCGCAGGGGCGTGTGACCGCATCGCTGGCGCTGAACACCGAAGGGTTCATCGACGCGCCACTGCCCGCGCCCTTGCCGCCCACACTCTATAGCCGGAGCGGAGATTTGCCGCTTTCTGTGCTCTTGGCGCTGTGCCTTGCGGGGCTTGCCGTGGCCCGCCGCCGCAGCCCCGGGAATGCCGATTGA
- a CDS encoding SDR family oxidoreductase — MTMKVLVAGATGKTGRLLVSELKDRGAEPIALVRDGSDTSVLPEGTEQRKGDLTNLQAGVCDGVDAVVFAAGSGGSTGPEMTEKVDREGAQHLVDLAREADVERFVMLSSVGADNPPEDNEMTHYLKAKQAADAHLQASGLTHSILRPVALTDDPKTNAINLGEGVDQKGKAHRADVAAVLAEAAVTGRHDGKVQEMQTL; from the coding sequence ATGACTATGAAAGTACTTGTCGCCGGTGCGACCGGCAAAACCGGGCGTTTGCTCGTCAGTGAACTGAAAGACCGAGGGGCCGAGCCCATCGCGCTGGTGCGCGACGGTTCAGACACATCGGTTTTGCCGGAGGGCACCGAGCAGCGGAAGGGTGATTTGACCAATCTGCAGGCGGGCGTCTGTGATGGCGTCGATGCGGTGGTCTTTGCTGCCGGATCTGGCGGGAGCACAGGGCCAGAGATGACCGAGAAGGTCGACCGCGAGGGCGCGCAACATCTGGTCGATCTGGCGCGCGAGGCCGATGTTGAGCGTTTCGTCATGCTGAGCTCTGTCGGTGCCGACAATCCGCCGGAGGACAATGAGATGACCCATTACCTGAAGGCGAAGCAGGCAGCAGACGCGCACCTGCAAGCCTCTGGGTTGACCCATTCGATCCTGCGGCCTGTGGCGCTGACCGATGACCCCAAGACCAATGCGATCAATCTCGGCGAAGGTGTCGATCAGAAAGGCAAGGCACATCGCGCTGATGTCGCCGCCGTTTTGGCCGAGGCGGCAGTTACCGGGCGCCACGATGGCAAGGTGCAAGAGATGCAGACGCTCTGA
- the irrA gene encoding iron response transcriptional regulator IrrA encodes MSEQEQEVGTRWLAQAGLRPTRQRVTLASLLVGDGQDRHVTAESLFEAAKGQGEAVSLATVYNTLRAFCDAGLLQEVTVDGSKSYFDTNTHDHPHFFWEDDSKLTDAPSEQLVIAQLPDAPDGAEIASVDVVIRLRRKS; translated from the coding sequence ATGTCCGAACAGGAACAAGAGGTCGGAACGCGCTGGCTGGCTCAGGCCGGGCTGCGCCCTACGCGCCAACGTGTCACGCTGGCGAGCCTTCTGGTGGGCGATGGCCAAGATCGCCACGTCACCGCTGAAAGCCTGTTTGAGGCCGCAAAGGGGCAGGGCGAGGCCGTGTCGCTGGCCACGGTCTACAACACGCTGCGCGCTTTTTGTGATGCGGGGCTGTTGCAGGAAGTGACCGTGGATGGCTCGAAAAGCTATTTCGACACCAACACCCACGACCACCCGCATTTCTTTTGGGAAGACGACAGCAAGCTGACCGACGCGCCTTCTGAGCAATTGGTGATCGCGCAGCTTCCCGATGCGCCCGATGGGGCCGAGATTGCCTCGGTCGATGTGGTGATCCGCCTGCGCCGGAAATCCTGA
- a CDS encoding PhoH family protein: MTPETAAERVVEFPDNRLLIDLCGAYDAHLAAIEKSLEVQIIRRGNHLQILGEGEAVEKAESLLNALYVRLESGRSVEPADVDGMLRMGNSSAGTGVRQGDQLEMPMGDAIEIQTRKKRVEPRTDAQKAYVQSLFDNELAFGIGPAGTGKTYLAVAVGVSMFIGGHVDRIILSRPAVEAGEKLGYLPGDMKDKVDPYMQPLYDALNDFLPGKQLAKLLEEKRIEIAPLAFMRGRTLSNAFVVLDEAQNATSMQMKMFLTRLGQNSRMVITGDRTQIDLPRGVQSGLQDAERLLKTIPSISFNYFTSKDVVRHPLVAAIIEAYEADSGAA; encoded by the coding sequence ATGACACCGGAAACCGCGGCCGAACGGGTGGTGGAGTTTCCCGATAACCGCCTTTTGATCGACCTCTGCGGCGCCTATGACGCGCATCTGGCTGCCATCGAGAAATCGCTCGAGGTGCAGATCATCCGGCGCGGCAATCACCTGCAGATCTTGGGTGAGGGCGAGGCCGTCGAGAAAGCAGAAAGCCTGCTCAACGCGCTTTATGTGCGGCTGGAAAGCGGGCGCTCGGTTGAGCCTGCGGATGTGGACGGCATGTTGCGCATGGGCAATTCCAGCGCGGGCACTGGCGTGCGTCAGGGCGACCAGTTGGAAATGCCGATGGGCGACGCGATTGAGATCCAGACCCGCAAGAAACGGGTCGAGCCGCGCACCGATGCGCAAAAAGCCTATGTGCAGTCGCTGTTCGACAATGAACTGGCCTTTGGCATCGGCCCTGCGGGCACCGGCAAAACCTATCTGGCGGTGGCGGTGGGCGTGTCGATGTTCATCGGCGGCCATGTGGACCGGATCATCCTTTCCCGCCCTGCGGTCGAAGCGGGAGAGAAGCTGGGCTATCTGCCGGGTGACATGAAGGACAAAGTCGATCCCTACATGCAGCCGCTCTATGACGCGCTGAATGACTTCCTGCCGGGCAAGCAACTGGCGAAACTGCTAGAGGAAAAGCGCATCGAGATCGCGCCGCTGGCCTTTATGCGGGGGCGGACGCTGTCGAATGCTTTTGTCGTGTTGGATGAGGCGCAGAACGCCACGTCGATGCAAATGAAGATGTTCCTGACACGTCTGGGGCAAAATTCCCGCATGGTAATTACTGGCGACCGCACACAGATCGACCTGCCGCGCGGGGTGCAGTCGGGGCTTCAGGATGCCGAACGTTTGCTGAAAACGATCCCGAGTATCAGCTTCAACTACTTCACCTCCAAGGACGTTGTGCGCCACCCGCTGGTTGCGGCGATTATCGAGGCTTATGAGGCGGATAGCGGTGCCGCTTGA